In Mercurialis annua linkage group LG6, ddMerAnnu1.2, whole genome shotgun sequence, the following are encoded in one genomic region:
- the LOC126686351 gene encoding uncharacterized protein LOC126686351 — protein MDICKTTAVVADSPPFFWPVLTLAICLFPVYPHSCKLLILYSCAGVLLLIISLLLGTYQRPVIGLFLCHHSHLCQHLVYLVRHGLIGNKYLHILNGNYWNERNEIKMDVFLAISKVRLSSVF, from the exons ATGGACATTTGTAAAACAACGGCCGTTGTGGCAGACTCTCCTCCCTTTTTTTGGCCTGTTTTGACTCTAGCGATTTGCCTATTTCCTGTCTATCCTCATTCGTGCAAGCTATTGATTCTCTACTCATGTGCTGGAGTGCTTCTTCTAATTATCTCCCTGCTTCTAG GTACATACCAAAGACCAGTAATTGGTCTCTTCTTATGTCATCATTCACA TTTGTGCCAGCATCTTGTGTATTTGGTTCGTCATGGTCTAATTGGCAACAAATATTTGCACATTCTAA atgGAAATTATTGGAATGAAAGAAATGAAATCAAGATGGACGTTTTCCTAGCTAtatcaaaagttaggcttagttcagttttttag
- the LOC126686207 gene encoding scarecrow-like protein 18, whose protein sequence is MLGSFNSSSSAHNPTQEQEPTAVLDLQFHQIIAPPPATTTINTTSGLISGFGSSAVHFRQLLINCAELISQSDFPAAQRLISILASISSPYGDSRERLVHQFVKALSLRLTRCGRLTIPPPCGGGGGGGGVIYQSEEALQSCYLSLNQITPFIRFSHLTANQAILEAIEVGQPGIHIIDFDIMHGVQWPPLMQAIAERSNTSLFPPPLLRITGTGHDLNILQKTGDRLLKFAQSLGLRFHFHPLLLLNNDPCSLSLHLPSAITLLPDEDLAVNCVLYLHQLLKDDSRELRIFLHRIKELNPKVVTIAEREANHNHPFFLQRFMEALDHYTAVFDSLEATVPPISRERLAVEEIWFGREIMDIIAGEGESRKERHERFESWEIMLRSVGFNNVPLSPFALSQAKLLLRLHYPSEGYHLQIINNSFFLGWQNQPLFSVSSWH, encoded by the coding sequence ATGTTGGGTTCtttcaattcttcttcttctgctcaTAACCCAACTCAAGAACAAGAACCTACTGCTGTCTTAGATCTGCAGTTTCATCAGATCATTGCTCCACCGCCTGCTACTACTACTATTAATACCACTAGTGGTTTGATTAGTGGCTTTGGTTCCTCCGCCGTTCATTTCCGGCAATTGCTTATCAACTGCGCGGAGCTCATCTCTCAGTCGGATTTCCCCGCCGCTCAGCGCCTCATTTCCATTTTGGCTTCTATTTCTTCTCCCTACGGTGATTCTAGAGAAAGATTGGTTCATCAGTTTGTTAAAGCTTTATCTCTAAGGCTCACTCGCTGTGGAAGGTTAACTATTCCTCCTCCTTGCGGTGGCGGTGGAGGTGGCGGTGGTGTGATTTATCAATCAGAGGAAGCTCTTCAATCCTGCTATTTGTCGCTGAATCAAATAACCCCATTTATTAGGTTTAGTCATTTAACTGCGAATCAAGCAATCTTGGAAGCCATAGAAGTAGGTCAGCCAGGTATTCATATTATAGACTTTGATATTATGCATGGAGTACAATGGCCGCCATTGATGCAAGCTATAGCTGAAAGATCAAACACCTCTCTATTTCCTCCACCTCTACTCAGAATCACCGGCACCGGCCACGACTTAAACATCCTTCAAAAAACCGGTGACCGTCTCCTCAAATTCGCTCAATCTCTAGGTCTCCGGTTCCATTTCCACCCTCTTCTCCTCCTCAACAACGACCCTTGTTCACTCTCTCTCCACCTCCCCTCCGCCATTACTCTTCTCCCCGACGAAGATTTAGCCGTGAACTGTGTTCTCTATCTCCACCAGCTTTTAAAAGACGATTCACGCGAGTTACGGATCTTTCTCCATAGAATCAAagaactaaaccctaaagtCGTCACAATTGCTGAAAGAGAAGCGAACCACAACCACCCGTTTTTCTTGCAAAGATTCATGGAAGCCTTAGATCATTACACGGCAGTATTCGACTCGTTGGAGGCGACGGTGCCGCCGATCAGCAGAGAGAGATTGGCGGTGGAGGAGATATGGTTTGGGAGGGAGATCATGGATATTATCGCCGGAGAAGGAGAATCAAGAAAAGAAAGACACGAAAGATTTGAATCATGGGAGATTATGTTGAGAAGTGTAGGGTTTAATAATGTTCCATTAAGCCCTTTTGCACTTTCTCAAGCTAAGCTTCTTTTAAGACTCCATTATCCTTCAGAAGGTTATCATCTTCAAATCATCAATAATTCTTTCTTTTTAGGTTGGCAGAATCAACCCCTTTTTTCAGTCTCTTCTTGGCACTAA